The Bacteroidales bacterium genome includes a window with the following:
- the rsxC gene encoding electron transport complex subunit RsxC: MLKTFPKGGVHPPDNKLSAGKPVEVLPVPESVIIPLSQHIGAPSVAKVKVGDKVKTGTLIAEGSGFVSANIHSSVSGTVKKVDAFFDTSGYKRMSVQIDVEGDEWEEGIDLSDDLKKEITDTVGDIVKKITAAGIVGLGGATFPAHVKLSVPPGKKAEMIVVNAVECEPYLTCDHRLMLEKGHEIMVGVSILMKALNVKKAIIGIENNKPDAISHMQQCAANYPQIEICPLKVKYPQGGEKQLIKATTGREVPSGKIPVDVGIVPFNVATSFAVYEAVQKNKPLVERLVTVTGKGLKHPANYKVRIGTSVNKLIEAAGGMPETTGKIISGGPMMGKALAKTDIPTTKGCSGILLIEDNEAHRKQVRTCIRCAKCVSVCPMGLEPYLLMAVAERELWDRTEAERAADCIECGSCSYTCPSSRPLLDYIRLGKAAVLKNIRARAMVK, translated from the coding sequence ATGTTAAAAACTTTTCCCAAAGGGGGCGTTCATCCGCCCGACAATAAATTAAGTGCTGGTAAACCTGTTGAGGTTTTACCCGTACCGGAATCTGTCATTATTCCGTTATCCCAACACATCGGTGCCCCATCCGTTGCCAAAGTAAAAGTGGGTGATAAAGTGAAGACAGGTACACTGATTGCCGAAGGTTCCGGATTTGTGTCCGCTAATATTCATTCCTCTGTATCGGGTACCGTAAAAAAAGTGGATGCTTTTTTTGATACTTCCGGTTATAAAAGGATGTCGGTACAGATCGACGTGGAAGGTGACGAATGGGAAGAAGGGATTGACCTGTCGGACGACCTGAAAAAGGAGATTACAGATACTGTCGGGGACATTGTGAAAAAGATCACCGCAGCCGGTATTGTCGGGCTGGGAGGTGCCACATTTCCTGCCCATGTCAAACTATCCGTTCCTCCGGGTAAAAAAGCGGAAATGATCGTTGTAAATGCAGTAGAGTGCGAGCCGTATCTTACCTGCGATCACCGGTTAATGCTTGAAAAGGGTCACGAGATCATGGTCGGCGTTAGTATCCTGATGAAAGCCCTGAACGTGAAAAAAGCGATCATCGGTATCGAAAACAACAAGCCGGATGCCATAAGTCATATGCAACAATGTGCTGCCAACTATCCCCAGATTGAAATATGCCCGTTAAAAGTAAAATATCCGCAGGGTGGAGAAAAACAGCTGATCAAAGCGACGACCGGCCGGGAAGTGCCTTCTGGTAAAATCCCTGTGGATGTGGGGATTGTACCGTTCAATGTGGCCACATCATTTGCGGTATACGAAGCTGTTCAGAAAAACAAACCACTTGTAGAACGTTTGGTGACGGTAACAGGAAAAGGATTGAAACATCCTGCCAATTATAAGGTTCGTATCGGTACTTCGGTCAATAAACTGATAGAAGCGGCCGGAGGTATGCCTGAGACTACCGGAAAAATTATTAGCGGAGGCCCTATGATGGGAAAAGCGCTTGCCAAAACCGATATACCCACTACCAAGGGTTGTTCGGGTATCCTGCTGATCGAAGATAATGAAGCCCATCGTAAACAGGTACGCACATGTATCCGTTGTGCCAAATGCGTATCGGTTTGTCCTATGGGGCTGGAACCTTATTTATTGATGGCGGTGGCAGAACGCGAATTGTGGGATCGTACAGAGGCTGAACGTGCTGCGGACTGTATCGAATGTGGCTCATGCAGTTATACCTGTCCTTCATCAAGACCATTACTCGATTATATCCGTTTAGGAAAGGCCGCCGTATTGAAAAATATCAGGGCCAGGGCTATGGTAAAATAA
- a CDS encoding Fe-S cluster domain-containing protein, with protein sequence MNVILFTIITLVAVGIVAAVILYFVAQKFKVYEDPRIDTVTDMLPAANCGGCGYAGCRNFAEALVKSDDISSLYCPVGGNDTMQKVAEVLGKAVEAKDPLVAVIRCSGSFEKRPRTNVYDGASSCAIQHVLYTGDTDCPYGCLGCGDCVRVCKFDALEMDEKTGLPVVNDDNCTACGACIKACPRSIIELRHKDKKDRKIFVSCVNKDKGGIAKKYCSVACIGCSKCLKVCKFDAITIENNLAFIDSKACKMCRKCPPECPTDAILELNFPPRKVAPPAPEKETEPVTPSAPVEA encoded by the coding sequence ATGAATGTAATACTGTTTACAATCATCACTTTAGTGGCCGTAGGTATTGTTGCGGCTGTGATATTGTATTTTGTGGCGCAAAAATTTAAGGTGTATGAAGATCCGCGTATCGACACGGTAACCGACATGCTTCCTGCTGCCAATTGCGGAGGATGCGGTTATGCCGGGTGTCGTAATTTTGCTGAAGCCTTGGTAAAATCCGATGACATTTCTTCTTTGTATTGTCCTGTAGGCGGAAATGATACCATGCAGAAAGTTGCCGAAGTATTAGGGAAAGCGGTTGAAGCCAAAGATCCTTTGGTGGCGGTAATCAGATGCAGCGGTTCTTTCGAAAAACGGCCGCGGACCAATGTATATGACGGAGCCTCATCGTGCGCCATTCAACATGTATTATACACCGGGGATACCGATTGTCCCTATGGCTGTCTGGGTTGCGGGGATTGTGTCCGCGTATGTAAATTCGATGCATTGGAAATGGATGAAAAAACGGGTCTTCCGGTGGTAAATGATGATAATTGTACTGCCTGTGGAGCATGTATCAAAGCCTGCCCCCGTTCCATTATCGAATTACGACATAAAGATAAAAAAGACCGGAAAATCTTTGTTTCCTGTGTGAATAAAGATAAAGGCGGAATTGCAAAGAAATATTGTTCCGTAGCATGCATCGGATGTTCAAAATGTCTGAAAGTGTGTAAGTTCGATGCAATAACCATAGAGAATAACCTGGCATTTATCGACTCTAAAGCTTGTAAAATGTGCCGTAAATGCCCACCGGAATGTCCGACCGATGCTATCCTGGAATTGAATTTTCCTCCGAGGAAAGTAGCTCCTCCCGCACCTGAGAAAGAAACAGAACCGGTTACTCCAAGTGCGCCGGTTGAGGCTTGA
- a CDS encoding SoxR reducing system RseC family protein, translated as MEKQVEHEGTVASLSGNTMIVRIVASSACSSCAAKSYCVPSENKDKEICVEGFSGDFVLGEKVCVTMHQSKGMKALLFGYILPFFLVVVTLMITYSVTGNELISGLLALLILIPYYLFIKLFNSRMARSFSFEVKKIN; from the coding sequence ATGGAAAAACAGGTAGAACACGAAGGAACTGTTGCGTCGTTATCCGGCAATACTATGATCGTACGTATTGTAGCTTCATCGGCGTGTAGTAGTTGTGCTGCTAAGAGTTACTGTGTACCGTCCGAAAACAAAGACAAAGAAATATGTGTCGAAGGTTTTTCGGGCGATTTTGTTTTGGGTGAAAAGGTATGTGTTACCATGCACCAGTCAAAAGGTATGAAAGCACTACTGTTCGGTTATATCTTACCGTTTTTTCTGGTTGTCGTAACATTGATGATCACTTATTCCGTTACGGGAAATGAATTGATAAGCGGGCTGTTGGCCTTGCTTATTTTGATTCCGTATTATCTGTTCATCAAATTATTTAATAGCAGGATGGCGAGATCCTTTAGTTTCGAAGTAAAAAAAATTAATTAA
- a CDS encoding 6-bladed beta-propeller: MKYILLFASFLFITSACSVSEQTESVIVLDLSQNIPEKEIILEIESVNYIPLETTDKVLMGDLHRIKYISENKIIICNALIGDIFVFNSEGRIISQFNYIREKDGTGYNRITELVYDEANKEIFVLDRSTLCLAQVYSEEGEYKRTLHFPDRTTFSPVFDFDNETLLAYDADYLIYKSNLTASITFGFSKIDSINSINNKQPYVFLSKKDGSIVSNLDIYLPERISTVHVNQAKKSFSTTPTQKIIKYGVDFLLTDIASDTVYLLSQDKILTPVFVRKPSVQLMQPQTILNMQLITDKFLYMKKHVFDTENGFGGEFEELVYDKQDNRMYRVKQFKVADPSGEIPFDWKVLGGFTAFNEGYFQKKNMIVRRLSADQLKEDLETGRLKGRLKDIASKMDEEDNPVVEIIQLR; the protein is encoded by the coding sequence ATGAAATATATCTTACTTTTTGCATCTTTCCTTTTTATAACATCTGCATGCTCTGTAAGTGAACAGACAGAATCAGTAATAGTCCTGGATCTTTCTCAAAACATACCGGAAAAAGAGATTATCCTGGAAATTGAAAGTGTAAATTATATACCGCTGGAAACAACGGATAAAGTTTTAATGGGCGATCTGCATCGTATTAAGTATATTTCCGAAAATAAGATAATAATATGCAATGCTTTAATTGGCGATATTTTTGTGTTTAATTCAGAAGGTAGAATTATTTCACAATTCAACTATATAAGGGAAAAAGATGGAACAGGGTACAATCGAATTACGGAATTAGTATATGATGAGGCAAATAAAGAGATTTTCGTACTCGATCGTTCAACTTTGTGTCTTGCGCAAGTTTATTCCGAAGAAGGAGAATACAAACGAACCCTTCATTTTCCTGATCGAACGACTTTCTCACCGGTATTTGATTTCGATAATGAAACGTTATTGGCTTATGATGCCGATTATTTAATTTATAAAAGCAATCTAACTGCGAGTATAACTTTTGGCTTTTCGAAAATAGATTCTATAAATTCCATTAATAATAAGCAACCATATGTTTTCTTGTCTAAAAAAGATGGTAGTATTGTATCCAATTTAGATATTTACCTTCCGGAAAGGATATCGACCGTACATGTGAATCAGGCAAAAAAAAGCTTTAGCACCACGCCTACTCAAAAAATCATTAAATATGGAGTTGATTTTTTGCTTACCGATATAGCTTCCGATACTGTTTACCTGTTATCCCAGGATAAAATACTTACTCCTGTATTTGTTCGCAAACCTTCCGTACAACTCATGCAACCACAAACGATTCTTAATATGCAATTGATCACTGATAAATTCCTGTATATGAAGAAACATGTTTTTGATACGGAAAATGGATTTGGGGGAGAATTCGAAGAATTGGTCTATGACAAACAAGATAACCGGATGTATCGGGTTAAACAATTCAAGGTAGCAGACCCCAGCGGAGAAATACCATTTGACTGGAAAGTACTGGGGGGATTTACTGCTTTTAATGAAGGATATTTTCAAAAAAAGAATATGATCGTCAGACGATTATCAGCTGATCAACTGAAAGAGGATTTAGAAACAGGACGGTTAAAAGGAAGATTGAAAGATATAGCATCCAAGATGGATGAAGAAGATAATCCGGTAGTAGAAATTATTCAGCTAAGATAA
- a CDS encoding peptidylprolyl isomerase codes for MKTADIQTEKGTMKVEFFEKDAPGTVANFIKLAKSGFYDGLTFHRVIPDFVIQGGCPQGNGMGGPGYTIPCETQGDNQYHDRGVLSMAHAGKDTGGSQFFICHNRQNTQHLDRKHTVFGKVVEGLDVIDAIRPDDKILKIIIHDDTNA; via the coding sequence ATGAAAACAGCAGACATACAAACAGAGAAAGGCACCATGAAGGTGGAATTTTTCGAAAAAGACGCACCTGGAACGGTAGCTAACTTTATTAAGTTAGCCAAGTCCGGTTTTTATGACGGATTGACTTTCCATCGTGTCATTCCTGATTTTGTTATTCAGGGAGGATGCCCTCAGGGAAATGGAATGGGTGGTCCCGGTTATACTATTCCATGCGAAACACAAGGAGATAACCAATACCATGACCGTGGAGTTCTTTCTATGGCACATGCCGGAAAAGATACAGGAGGATCACAGTTTTTCATTTGTCATAACAGGCAAAATACACAACACCTGGACCGTAAACATACGGTTTTTGGAAAAGTAGTCGAAGGACTGGATGTGATCGATGCTATTCGTCCCGATGATAAAATATTGAAAATCATCATCCATGATGATACTAATGCATAA
- a CDS encoding TIM barrel protein — MKRRDFLKTSGTAAALGILGFSCSKNEEKTIGIQLWTVHEALNENFDATIKIVTDIGYKRLEGYGYRDGKFFDKTPKEIKRYFSDMGVQMTSTHTDIPWIEDNAIWNYCNRAMADAAEAGCKWLIQPYYQIKREQGIDGVKRLADHYNRCGTIAKANGIKFGYHNLTHEFEELDGEIPYEVLLNYTDKDTVSFQIDTVQLVTAGYTCHEYIQQFPGRFGTWHIKDTPAGRKGDSTDLGKGVVDFKGIFDYAELAGMEDYFVEQEDFDRHWTECLKHDYDFLNHASFVKW; from the coding sequence TTGAAAAGAAGGGATTTTTTGAAAACAAGCGGAACTGCTGCTGCTTTGGGAATATTAGGATTTTCATGTAGTAAAAACGAAGAAAAAACAATCGGGATCCAGTTATGGACTGTCCATGAAGCTTTAAATGAAAATTTTGATGCTACCATTAAAATCGTTACTGATATAGGATATAAACGGCTGGAAGGCTATGGATACAGGGATGGTAAGTTCTTCGACAAGACCCCTAAGGAAATAAAACGGTATTTTTCCGATATGGGAGTACAAATGACAAGTACACATACTGATATACCATGGATAGAAGATAATGCTATCTGGAATTATTGTAACAGGGCAATGGCTGATGCTGCGGAAGCAGGTTGTAAATGGTTGATACAACCTTATTACCAGATAAAAAGGGAACAGGGTATCGATGGTGTAAAACGCCTGGCCGATCATTATAACAGATGCGGTACAATTGCCAAAGCCAACGGGATCAAATTCGGCTATCATAACCTGACCCATGAATTTGAAGAACTGGATGGAGAGATTCCCTATGAGGTATTATTGAATTATACGGATAAAGATACTGTTTCATTCCAGATTGATACAGTACAACTGGTAACAGCCGGCTATACCTGCCATGAATATATACAACAATTCCCCGGTCGTTTCGGCACATGGCATATAAAAGACACACCGGCCGGAAGAAAGGGTGATAGTACGGACCTTGGGAAAGGGGTTGTTGACTTTAAAGGTATCTTTGATTATGCAGAACTGGCCGGAATGGAAGATTATTTTGTTGAACAGGAGGATTTTGACAGACATTGGACCGAATGCCTGAAACATGATTACGACTTTTTGAATCATGCATCTTTTGTGAAATGGTAG
- a CDS encoding alpha-amylase family protein: MNQKMIIYQVLPRLFGNDHTTNKKNGNIDENGVGKFSAFDERTLEEIRNMGFTHIWYTGVIEHATKTDYAKYGIRNSTPGVVKGNAGSPYAIRDYYDVSPDLADNVERRMEEFEALIRRTHAAGLKVIMDFVPNHVAREYFSDAKPEDEKDFGSGDDVNQSFTPNNNFYYIPDQPLELSEEFGKVNYSEIPAKVSGNDCFTNRPTLNDWYETVKLNYGVDYLNQQTPHFDPVPDTWLKMRDILIYWTGKGIDGFRCDMAEMVPVDFWSWVIPEVKGKNKSLIFIAEIYQPEKYHDYVDKGHFDYLYDKVGLYDTLRDVITGQRPASDISGCWQSIDGLQKNMVNFLENHDEQRIASDFFAGDPFKAIPAMVVTATMNANPVMVYAGQELGERGMDQEGFSGLDGRTSIFDYWSVATLRDWRNGGLYGGSKLSEEQVRLRTFYIRLLQLCNQEKAILEGGFYDLMYLNYQNPDFDPSRQYAFLRYTGKTFLLVVANFSEGTKIHVRIDPGVFSFMNIDLSQIKQAKELLSSEKMTIKPGWENTLMIEMKENSGKIIRFS, encoded by the coding sequence ATGAACCAGAAAATGATAATTTACCAGGTACTACCCAGGTTGTTTGGAAACGATCATACTACCAACAAGAAAAATGGAAATATTGATGAAAACGGTGTTGGAAAATTTTCCGCATTTGATGAAAGAACTCTGGAAGAGATCCGTAATATGGGTTTTACCCATATCTGGTATACCGGGGTAATCGAACATGCAACCAAAACCGATTACGCAAAATATGGTATACGAAACAGTACGCCGGGAGTAGTAAAAGGCAATGCCGGATCCCCGTATGCCATTCGTGATTATTATGATGTGTCGCCCGATCTGGCAGATAATGTGGAGAGACGAATGGAAGAATTTGAAGCCTTGATCCGGAGGACACACGCAGCAGGCCTTAAAGTAATCATGGATTTTGTTCCCAACCATGTAGCACGCGAATATTTTTCGGATGCAAAACCAGAAGATGAGAAGGATTTTGGTTCAGGAGATGATGTGAATCAATCATTTACACCCAATAATAATTTTTATTATATTCCGGATCAACCATTGGAACTTTCGGAGGAATTTGGCAAAGTGAATTATTCGGAAATTCCTGCCAAAGTATCCGGGAATGATTGTTTTACAAATAGACCGACTCTCAATGACTGGTATGAAACCGTTAAATTGAATTATGGTGTGGACTATTTAAATCAACAGACACCACATTTTGACCCGGTACCTGATACCTGGTTGAAAATGCGTGATATATTGATTTATTGGACAGGGAAAGGAATAGATGGTTTCCGGTGCGACATGGCAGAAATGGTGCCTGTGGATTTCTGGAGTTGGGTAATTCCGGAAGTGAAAGGAAAGAACAAATCTTTGATTTTCATTGCTGAAATCTACCAACCGGAAAAATACCATGATTATGTAGATAAAGGACACTTTGATTATTTGTATGATAAGGTAGGGCTTTATGATACATTACGTGATGTAATTACCGGACAACGTCCGGCCTCAGATATTTCAGGATGCTGGCAAAGTATCGACGGCTTACAGAAAAATATGGTAAATTTTCTTGAAAACCATGATGAACAACGTATTGCTTCCGATTTTTTTGCGGGAGATCCGTTTAAAGCCATTCCGGCTATGGTGGTAACAGCTACCATGAATGCTAATCCGGTAATGGTCTATGCCGGCCAGGAACTGGGTGAGCGGGGAATGGACCAGGAAGGTTTCAGTGGATTGGACGGAAGAACATCTATATTCGACTATTGGTCGGTGGCGACTTTAAGGGACTGGCGTAACGGAGGGTTGTATGGTGGAAGTAAATTATCGGAAGAACAGGTTCGGTTACGTACTTTTTATATTCGTTTGCTTCAATTGTGCAATCAGGAAAAAGCCATTCTGGAAGGAGGTTTTTATGACCTGATGTATCTTAATTATCAAAATCCGGATTTTGATCCGTCCAGGCAATATGCATTTTTAAGGTATACCGGAAAAACTTTTTTGCTGGTTGTAGCCAATTTCTCAGAGGGAACAAAAATACATGTCCGAATTGATCCGGGTGTATTTTCATTCATGAATATTGATCTTTCGCAAATAAAACAGGCTAAAGAATTGTTATCTTCAGAAAAGATGACAATTAAACCCGGCTGGGAAAATACATTAATGATTGAAATGAAAGAAAATTCAGGGAAAATAATCAGGTTTAGTTGA